One Microcebus murinus isolate Inina chromosome 7, M.murinus_Inina_mat1.0, whole genome shotgun sequence genomic region harbors:
- the IQANK1 gene encoding IQ motif and ankyrin repeat domain-containing protein 1 isoform X7, producing the protein MNSKKSAPKAASGKRQASLLGPKPRAAAGKPGENRQPQRKTGGQAREAASPESPAVPAGPAVEDQAATIIQCTFRKLLAKKELARRRQEHQEYLEQMEKLQREAFLALVRREQEAARRQREQEEAARRERQEELQRRSRMLEAAFEGDLGEIRAVLKEVEQLLTREGVGHDEAGQMRRLQRRLAMVECEDCHGNTPLSEAAAGGQPLAIQLLAELGASPNSKGAYGRTPLYRAAFRGHLEAVEVLLKLGADPRVYAEDGSTPEQVASLDAVASVLQSWDLSLTETMLRNMEAEQQRRAQEAQRHKEAEAKRMILKVQQLAKEQQRCHKELQQAYCELNRRITEHDKCERRLAGKTELTLQAIKDAEAQVDRLRQEAQKAEETLAMARLELREQTQEEEEEVPGLRCQVTELHDVLMKDVGDRIRADGRWPLVIDPSGQAATFLRYQDTNYVDTVNPEHLRPERVRLALLGALR; encoded by the exons ATGAACAGTAAGAAGAGTGCGCCCAAAGCTGCATCAGGGAAGAGGCAAGCATCTCTCCTGGGGCCCAAGCCAAGAGCTGCTGCTG GGAAGCCCGGAGAGAACCGCCAACCGCAGAGGAAGACAGGCGGGCAGGCGAGGGAGGCGGCGTCCCCCGAGAGCCCCGCGGTCCCTGCAG GGCCAGCTGTGGAGGACCAAGCGGCCACTATCATCCAGTGTACCTTCCGGAAGCTCCTGGCCAAAAAGGAGCTGGCCCGCCGCCGGCAGGAGCACCAGGAGTACCTGGAgcagatggagaagctgcagaggGAG GCCTTCCTGGCCCTGGTGCGCCGGGAGCAGGAGGCTGCCCGGCGGCAGCGCGAGCAGGAGGAAGCGGCGCGGCGGGAGCGGCAGGAGGAGCTGCAGCGCCGCAGTCGGATGCTGGAAGCCGCCTTCGAAGGGGACCTGGGCGAGATCCGGGCGGTCCTAAAGGAG GTGGAGCAGCTGCTGACCCGCGAGGGCGTGGGCCACGACGAGGCCGGCCAGATGCGGCGGCTGCAGCGGCGATTGGCCATGGTGGAGTGCGAGGACTGCCACGGGAACACGCCGCTGTCGGAGGCGGCCGCGGGCGGGCAGCCTCTGGCCATCCAGCTGCTGGCCGAGCTCGGCGCCAGCCCCAACAGCAAG GGTGCCTACGGTCGGACGCCGCTATACCGAGCAGCCTTTAGGGGCCACCTGGAAGCTGTGGAGGTGCTTCTAAAGCTCGGAGCAGACCCCCGGGTGTACGCGGAGGACGGGAGCACTCCAGAGCAG GTGGCCTCTCTGGACGCAGTGGCCAGTGTGCTGCAGTCATGGGATCTGAGCCTCACGGAGACCATGCTCCGGAACATGGAGGCAGAGCAGCAGCGCCGGGCACAGGAGGCCCAGAGGCACAAGGAGGCCGAGGCTAAGCG CATGATCCTCAAGGTGCAACAGCTAGCCAAGGAGCAGCAGCGGTGTCACAAGGAG CTGCAGCAGGCCTACTGTGAGCTCAACCGGAGGATCACGGAACACGACAAGTGTGAGCGGAGGCTCGCAGGCAAGACCGAGCTCACGCTGCAG GCCATCAAGGACGCAGAAGCCCAAGTGGACAGGCTGCGGCAGGAGGCCCAGAAGGCCGAGGAGACACTGGCCATGGCCAGGCTGGAGCTGCGCGAGCAGACACAGGAGG aggaggaggaggtgcccGGGCTGAGGTGCCAGGTCACTGAGCTGCATGACGTGCTGATGAAGGATGTTGGCGACCGCATCCGGGCAGACGGCCG GTGGCCTCTTGTCATCGACCCTTCGGGCCAGGCAGCCACCTTCCTGCGTTATCAGGACACCAACTATGTGGACACGGTGAACCCAGAGCACCTGAGGCCTGAGAGGGTGCGGCTGGCTCTGCTGGGAGCACTCAGGTGA